A stretch of Malus sylvestris chromosome 11, drMalSylv7.2, whole genome shotgun sequence DNA encodes these proteins:
- the LOC126588617 gene encoding adenylate isopentenyltransferase 3, chloroplastic-like isoform X1 → MFHSSGHNHRMDVFNPRRQKEKVVIVMGATGTGKSRLSIDLATCFPAEIINSDKMQVYEGLDIVTNKITKEEQRGVPHHLLGILDPNEDFTARDFCDLTSLAIESVLGRDRLPIIVGGSNSYIEALVDDHDYKFRSKYECCFLWVDVSVPVMHSFVSGRVDHMVQNGMVDEAREFFDPNADYMKGIRRAIGVPEFDKYFRYGPLLDEETRARLLQQAVDKIKDNTCKLACRQLEKIHGLRNNKGWNLHPLDATEVFRKRGKDADEAWEKLVSGPGAMIVGQFLYNMTAEVPPHIGSLRVPAALAAATH, encoded by the coding sequence ATGTTCCATTCTAGTGGCCATAATCATAGAATGGATGTGTTCAATCCCCGCCGGCAGAAGGAGAAGGTGGTGATCGTAATGGGGGCAACGGGGACCGGAAAATCAAGGCTCTCCATCGACCTAGCCACCTGTTTCCCGGCAGAAATCATAAACTCCGACAAAATGCAAGTCTACGAAGGCCTTgatatagtcaccaacaaaatAACCAAAGAAGAGCAACGTGGTGTACCGCACCATTTGCTAGGGATACTAGATCCTAATGAAGATTTTACAGCCAGGGATTTTTGTGACCTAACCTCACTTGCCATTGAATCTGTTTTAGGCCGTGATCGGCTTCCAATCATCGTCGGAGGCTCCAACTCCTACATCGAGGCGTTAGTCGATGACCATGACTATAAATTTCGGTCTAAGTACGAATGTTGCTTTTTATGGGTGGATGTTTCTGTACCCGTTATGCACTCGTTTGTGTCAGGACGGGTTGACCACATGGTTCAAAATGGAATGGTGGATGAGGCGAGAGAGTTCTTTGATCCCAATGCAGATTACATGAAAGGGATTCGAAGGGCAATTGGGGTCCCTGAATTCGATAAGTACTTCAGGTATGGGCCACTTTTGGATGAAGAAACTCGTGCCAGGTTACTACAACAAGCAGTGGACAAAATTAAGGACAATACGTGCAAATTGGCATGCCGACAATTGGAGAAGATTCATGGACTTAGAAATAACAAAGGGTGGAATCTGCACCCGTTGGATGCCACCGAGGTGTTCCGAAAGCGCGGCAAGGACGCTGACGAGGCCTGGGAAAAGCTTGTGTCGGGGCCAGGTGCTATGATCGTTGGCCAGTTTCTTTACAATATGACAGCTGAGGTTCCTCCACATATTGGAAGTCTTAGGGTTCCTGCAGCACTTGCAGCTGCAACTCACTAG
- the LOC126588617 gene encoding adenylate isopentenyltransferase 3, chloroplastic-like isoform X2, which yields MDVFNPRRQKEKVVIVMGATGTGKSRLSIDLATCFPAEIINSDKMQVYEGLDIVTNKITKEEQRGVPHHLLGILDPNEDFTARDFCDLTSLAIESVLGRDRLPIIVGGSNSYIEALVDDHDYKFRSKYECCFLWVDVSVPVMHSFVSGRVDHMVQNGMVDEAREFFDPNADYMKGIRRAIGVPEFDKYFRYGPLLDEETRARLLQQAVDKIKDNTCKLACRQLEKIHGLRNNKGWNLHPLDATEVFRKRGKDADEAWEKLVSGPGAMIVGQFLYNMTAEVPPHIGSLRVPAALAAATH from the coding sequence ATGGATGTGTTCAATCCCCGCCGGCAGAAGGAGAAGGTGGTGATCGTAATGGGGGCAACGGGGACCGGAAAATCAAGGCTCTCCATCGACCTAGCCACCTGTTTCCCGGCAGAAATCATAAACTCCGACAAAATGCAAGTCTACGAAGGCCTTgatatagtcaccaacaaaatAACCAAAGAAGAGCAACGTGGTGTACCGCACCATTTGCTAGGGATACTAGATCCTAATGAAGATTTTACAGCCAGGGATTTTTGTGACCTAACCTCACTTGCCATTGAATCTGTTTTAGGCCGTGATCGGCTTCCAATCATCGTCGGAGGCTCCAACTCCTACATCGAGGCGTTAGTCGATGACCATGACTATAAATTTCGGTCTAAGTACGAATGTTGCTTTTTATGGGTGGATGTTTCTGTACCCGTTATGCACTCGTTTGTGTCAGGACGGGTTGACCACATGGTTCAAAATGGAATGGTGGATGAGGCGAGAGAGTTCTTTGATCCCAATGCAGATTACATGAAAGGGATTCGAAGGGCAATTGGGGTCCCTGAATTCGATAAGTACTTCAGGTATGGGCCACTTTTGGATGAAGAAACTCGTGCCAGGTTACTACAACAAGCAGTGGACAAAATTAAGGACAATACGTGCAAATTGGCATGCCGACAATTGGAGAAGATTCATGGACTTAGAAATAACAAAGGGTGGAATCTGCACCCGTTGGATGCCACCGAGGTGTTCCGAAAGCGCGGCAAGGACGCTGACGAGGCCTGGGAAAAGCTTGTGTCGGGGCCAGGTGCTATGATCGTTGGCCAGTTTCTTTACAATATGACAGCTGAGGTTCCTCCACATATTGGAAGTCTTAGGGTTCCTGCAGCACTTGCAGCTGCAACTCACTAG